A single Nicotiana tabacum cultivar K326 chromosome 5, ASM71507v2, whole genome shotgun sequence DNA region contains:
- the LOC107798300 gene encoding protein HIGH CHLOROPHYLL FLUORESCENCE PHENOTYPE 173, chloroplastic-like isoform X2 → MSATTATFSPVAFSNNNNPYNSIWRKPNSLPNPIWTTCANTSFISRATSSSSSPETENEKKNKKKKKKVVIEREELKQEPEPEPEPEQEQQQELQSSSVSVIKRLDDVNPVGLGRRSRQMFDEVWRKFSGLGQISRTIRSDDESTLLIREGGPMCEFAIPGAQNTTVLVVGATSRVGRIVVRKLMLRGYTVKALVRKADPDVVDMLPRSVELVTGDVGDPSSLKDAVQGCSKIIYCATARSSITGDLIRVDHQGVYNLTKALQDYNNKLAQQRAGKSSKSKLLIAKFKSEDSLNGWEVRQGTYFQDVVASKYDGGMDATFEFTERGEAIFSGYVFTRGGYVELSRKLSLPLGYTLDRYEGLVFSVGGNGRSYVVILEAGPSADTTQSKLYFARISTKAGFCRVRVPFSSFRPVSPDDPPLDPFLVHTLTIRFEPRRQRPSDGPSGVNQDLRSFQLIMEYIKALPTGQETDFVLVSCTGSGIEPTRREQVLRAKRAGEDSLRRSGLGYTIIRPGPLMEEPGGQRALIFDQGNRISQGISCADVADICVKALHDSTARNKSFDVRNTLFVLMAQFEKFLIYIAGCTFT, encoded by the exons atgagTGCTACTACTGCAACATTCAGTCCAGTAGCatttagcaacaacaacaatccttACAATTCAATATGGAGAAAACCCAATTCACTACCAAATCCAATATGGACAACTTGTGCTAACACTTCTTTTATTTCACGAGCAACTTCATCATCGTCAAGTCCTGAAACtgaaaacgaaaagaaaaataagaagaagaaaaagaaagtagTAATTGAAAGGGAAGAGCTAAAGCAAGAGCCGGAGCCGGAGCCGGAGCCAGAGCAAGAGCAACAACAAGAGTTACAGTCATCTTCTGTTTCAGTTATAAAGAGATTGGATGATGTGAACCCAGTAGGATTAGGGAGACGTTCGCGTCAAATGTTCGATGAAGTGTGGCGTAAGTTTTCGGGATTAGGGCAGATTTCGAGAACAATCCGTTCTGATGATGAGAGTACTCTGCTTATTAGGGAAGGTGGGCCCATGTGTGAATTTGCAATTCCTGGTGCTCAGAATACTACTGTGCTCGTTGTTGGTGCTACTAGCCGTGTTGGTAGAATTGTTGTGCGCAAACTCATGCTTAGGGGTTACACTGTCAAG GCTTTAGTAAGGAAAGCTGATCCGGATGTGGTTGACATGCTACCAAGATCCGTGGAGTTGGTGACAGGGGACGTTGGTGATCCTTCTAGTCTAAAAGATGCAGTGCAAGGCTGCAGCAAAATCATCTATTGTGCCACTGCTCGTTCTTCAATCACGGGGGATCTCATCAGAGTTGATCATCAAGGGGTTTACAATCTAACCAAAGCCTTGCAG GACTACAATAATAAACTAGCACAGCAACGTGCCGGGAAGAGTAGCAAAAGCAAGCTTTTAATTGCAAAATTCAAGTCTGAAGATTCATTGAACGGGTGGGAAGTCCGTCAAGGGACATATTTCCAGGATGTGGTTGCTTCTAAGTATGATGGAGGAATGGATGCTACGTTTGAGTTTACTGAAAGAGGAGAGGCTATTTTTTCAG GATATGTTTTCACAAGAGGAGGCTATGTTGAATTGTCAAGAAAACTGTCACTTCCTTTAGGTTACACTCTTGACAG GTATGAGGGTCTAGTATTCTCTGTTGGTGGGAATGGGAGATCTTATGTTGTAATTCTTGAAGCTGGTCCTTCAGCAGATACAACCCAAAGCAAACTGTATTTTGCCAGAATTAGCACAAAAGCAGGATTTTGCAGG GTGAGAGTTCCATTTTCCTCGTTTCGGCCGGTGAGTCCAGACGATCCCCCACTGGATCCGTTCCTTGTTCATACATTGACCATACGCTTTGAGCCTAGAAGACAG AGGCCAAGTGATGGACCTAGCGGGGTGAACCAAGATTTGAGAAGCTTTCAGCTAATTATGGAATATATTAAAGCTTTGCCT ACTGGGCAAGAAACTGACTTTGTCTTAGTATCATGTACGGGGTCGGGAATAGAGCCTACAAGACGGGAGCAAGTTTTGCGAGCCAAGAGG gCCGGTGAAGATTCATTAAGGAGGTCTGGCCTTGGATACACAATAATTCGCCCAGGTCCCCTGATG GAAGAACCAGGTGGTCAACGTGCGCTCATATTCGATCAAGGAAATCGTATATCTCAG GGAATCAGTTGTGCTGATGTGGCTGACATATGTGTGAAGGCATTGCATGATTCGACAGCCAGAAACAAGAGCTTTGATGTGAGGAACACTCTATTTGTTTTAATGGCACAGTTTGAAAAA TTTCTTATATACATTGCAGGTTGCACATTTACCTGA
- the LOC107798300 gene encoding protein HIGH CHLOROPHYLL FLUORESCENCE PHENOTYPE 173, chloroplastic-like isoform X1: MSATTATFSPVAFSNNNNPYNSIWRKPNSLPNPIWTTCANTSFISRATSSSSSPETENEKKNKKKKKKVVIEREELKQEPEPEPEPEQEQQQELQSSSVSVIKRLDDVNPVGLGRRSRQMFDEVWRKFSGLGQISRTIRSDDESTLLIREGGPMCEFAIPGAQNTTVLVVGATSRVGRIVVRKLMLRGYTVKALVRKADPDVVDMLPRSVELVTGDVGDPSSLKDAVQGCSKIIYCATARSSITGDLIRVDHQGVYNLTKALQDYNNKLAQQRAGKSSKSKLLIAKFKSEDSLNGWEVRQGTYFQDVVASKYDGGMDATFEFTERGEAIFSGYVFTRGGYVELSRKLSLPLGYTLDRYEGLVFSVGGNGRSYVVILEAGPSADTTQSKLYFARISTKAGFCRVRVPFSSFRPVSPDDPPLDPFLVHTLTIRFEPRRQRPSDGPSGVNQDLRSFQLIMEYIKALPTGQETDFVLVSCTGSGIEPTRREQVLRAKRAGEDSLRRSGLGYTIIRPGPLMEEPGGQRALIFDQGNRISQGISCADVADICVKALHDSTARNKSFDVCYEYVAEPGKELYELVAHLPDKANNYLTPALSVLEKNT, encoded by the exons atgagTGCTACTACTGCAACATTCAGTCCAGTAGCatttagcaacaacaacaatccttACAATTCAATATGGAGAAAACCCAATTCACTACCAAATCCAATATGGACAACTTGTGCTAACACTTCTTTTATTTCACGAGCAACTTCATCATCGTCAAGTCCTGAAACtgaaaacgaaaagaaaaataagaagaagaaaaagaaagtagTAATTGAAAGGGAAGAGCTAAAGCAAGAGCCGGAGCCGGAGCCGGAGCCAGAGCAAGAGCAACAACAAGAGTTACAGTCATCTTCTGTTTCAGTTATAAAGAGATTGGATGATGTGAACCCAGTAGGATTAGGGAGACGTTCGCGTCAAATGTTCGATGAAGTGTGGCGTAAGTTTTCGGGATTAGGGCAGATTTCGAGAACAATCCGTTCTGATGATGAGAGTACTCTGCTTATTAGGGAAGGTGGGCCCATGTGTGAATTTGCAATTCCTGGTGCTCAGAATACTACTGTGCTCGTTGTTGGTGCTACTAGCCGTGTTGGTAGAATTGTTGTGCGCAAACTCATGCTTAGGGGTTACACTGTCAAG GCTTTAGTAAGGAAAGCTGATCCGGATGTGGTTGACATGCTACCAAGATCCGTGGAGTTGGTGACAGGGGACGTTGGTGATCCTTCTAGTCTAAAAGATGCAGTGCAAGGCTGCAGCAAAATCATCTATTGTGCCACTGCTCGTTCTTCAATCACGGGGGATCTCATCAGAGTTGATCATCAAGGGGTTTACAATCTAACCAAAGCCTTGCAG GACTACAATAATAAACTAGCACAGCAACGTGCCGGGAAGAGTAGCAAAAGCAAGCTTTTAATTGCAAAATTCAAGTCTGAAGATTCATTGAACGGGTGGGAAGTCCGTCAAGGGACATATTTCCAGGATGTGGTTGCTTCTAAGTATGATGGAGGAATGGATGCTACGTTTGAGTTTACTGAAAGAGGAGAGGCTATTTTTTCAG GATATGTTTTCACAAGAGGAGGCTATGTTGAATTGTCAAGAAAACTGTCACTTCCTTTAGGTTACACTCTTGACAG GTATGAGGGTCTAGTATTCTCTGTTGGTGGGAATGGGAGATCTTATGTTGTAATTCTTGAAGCTGGTCCTTCAGCAGATACAACCCAAAGCAAACTGTATTTTGCCAGAATTAGCACAAAAGCAGGATTTTGCAGG GTGAGAGTTCCATTTTCCTCGTTTCGGCCGGTGAGTCCAGACGATCCCCCACTGGATCCGTTCCTTGTTCATACATTGACCATACGCTTTGAGCCTAGAAGACAG AGGCCAAGTGATGGACCTAGCGGGGTGAACCAAGATTTGAGAAGCTTTCAGCTAATTATGGAATATATTAAAGCTTTGCCT ACTGGGCAAGAAACTGACTTTGTCTTAGTATCATGTACGGGGTCGGGAATAGAGCCTACAAGACGGGAGCAAGTTTTGCGAGCCAAGAGG gCCGGTGAAGATTCATTAAGGAGGTCTGGCCTTGGATACACAATAATTCGCCCAGGTCCCCTGATG GAAGAACCAGGTGGTCAACGTGCGCTCATATTCGATCAAGGAAATCGTATATCTCAG GGAATCAGTTGTGCTGATGTGGCTGACATATGTGTGAAGGCATTGCATGATTCGACAGCCAGAAACAAGAGCTTTGAT GTATGTTATGAATACGTAGCTGAACCCGGGAAGGAGCTGTACGAGCTG GTTGCACATTTACCTGACAAAGCAAACAACTATTTAACACCAGCACTCTCAGTACTGGAGAAAAACACATGA